CTCTCACAATTTAGTCGGTTATCCAGATGAACAAGCATTGATTGCCTCGTGTTGATAAAGGACACCTCATAATGCCACAAAACAGGTCAAATCATGTGATAAGAGAATCAGGCTTACTCAAAACAAAAGTCTTTTGTTGGTTTCTTTAAGAGATGAGGAACTGGATAAGCAGTTCTCTCTGTCTGTTCTAACcaaccaccccccccccccccctaactctaccaaacaaaaccaaaagacaGTTGATCAAATTCTCACCAATTCTGCCTTGGTCCACTCATAAACTCTCTACAAGTTCTGATTCATTCTACCTTTGTCTTTTTATAATGCATATATTGTTTACAACATTGGTATCAGTTTTAACTATAACACTCAACAATGGTCGTTTTCGTATTAGATTTCATTtgaagagagagaaagcaaaTGTCGAATATGCATATCACAAACTTGTTCTTAGGGAATACAGAAGAAGCTCAGACACACACTAGCATATCATCGTTAATAGGAAACTATTTGGAATGGTGGCTTTTTATTTGAAGACAAGATtggcatatcagcacgttagaAGCCTAGTCGTGTCGCCTTACTAGGGGCTGCAGTTGCATGACATTTTCTTCCTTGTACACGCAGCCCCACATGCGTAACAGAACTTGTGGTTGATGGCCTTCTCCTTCTTGCGGTGGATGATAAGATTAAGAGCATCATCATCAACAATACCTCGACAATCCTCTAGCACAAGTTCTTTCTCGCAACCGGGGGTAAGGGCAGAGTAGGGTGTCCCCTCGTGCTAGTTGGGATGAGACACAGTCCCTTATGCACGTAAAGCAGATGCGGTGGAAGCAACCGCTCCTCACCTCAAGTTTGTGACGAGGTGAAACGTGTGCGTAGCAGGCTGGACAAGTCTCATACTCGTCACCTTCTTCACGCTGCCATGTGGTTTGGGAAGCAATGGCATCTCTTGCGAGCTTAATGAGAGAAGAATTGATGTCGTCGTCTGAGCGCAGCAGAGGGAGTGCCTGGAGAAGAGCCAGTTGCTTCAAAAGTTTTGCTACTACAATGGACTCGTTGGGTGGTGCAGCTTTGCCTGTTACCTGTCAGACACGCAACTTGTGAATAACAAAAGCaaaaagaggaagagaagagacgACTTACGTAATCCAAGATGATGGAATCGTCGTCACAGAAGAATTGGATACTTTTCACACCATGTTTCAACGCCCAACTCAGCCCTTGAATTATGGCAGCCAATTCCACAGCTTCAGGGTGCGCAGCCAGGAGGACTTGGTGGTTTCTCAGAGCTTTGTTGGTCTCCGATTTCTTCGAGTTATCGTTGGAGTCACAGAGAGACAGGCCTGAACCACCGACCAGCTTCGTATCATCCTTAATAAGCTCTTCACTCACCAAACCCTTGGAGTATAACTGATAGGTATGAGTATTGGTTGAGGATTCTCAGAGGAATCGAGACCAAGTTTGGTCTTCTTACCCATCTCCTCTTGATTAGCTTCTTGATCCAGATCATCATCCATGTAGTTTGGTTTCTTCAGCTGATTCCGTGGTGATTGCTGCAGCCTTCAACATCGCTCCTTCGTCGTGGGACAGCTTCTTGCCTTCTTCTTTGTGCTCAATCGCAAGGCTACCGAAAAATCTCCATATCCTTGTCGACTGGGTAGGTTTTCCCAGACTTTCCTCCGCCGCCGGAAACATCCTTTGGCCTCGCCGGCTTTTTCTTCCCTCCCATTTCAGGTTTCTtcctagttaaaaaaaaaatccctaaGCAGCGAAAACGAAATCGAAGCTCGAAGATGAAGCAGTGGGATCAAAacagagattagagagagatcTTCTCCGGCCTGATACTTAATGCGCGGATTCTTGCTGCGGATTTAGGGTTTCTTGAGCTGTACGGTTAGAAGAAGATGACGAGAGTCAGGAGACACTTAAATAAGCAGAGGGGGcggttaaaaaataaaaaaaaataaaaaagtattttcccGAAGAAACACTATATTTCgatatgatttcaaaaatttaccCAAtagtttctatttttgaccCAATAAACCCAAAATTCCAAGAGATAACAATTTTCTTCCTGTCAATATAGCTCTCGACCGTATTAAGAGATTGGCAAACGAATCAAAACATGCAAATCGCAGTATAAATGTCAATTGTTTCTAAATCGCAGTATTTAATTTTGGTGGCAGATTCAGCCGTTGGATCACTCTCATGATTTACCACCTCCGGGTAAAAAGGGGAGGACGTATATATGCAGCTGCATGATTTTCTGATGAAGAAATGGATTGAGGAACTTTAAGACCAACCTTGGTCTAAACTAAAGAAAGCAAATGATCAGCCTGCTTTAAACTGGACACTTAACAAAACAGCTCACCAGGTATGTTTTTGTTCTCCCTCCAAGTTCCACAGTAAAACGGTAACCTGCTGTTTAACTGGTCTCGTGGCTTTATTACACAATTGTTACTGTTGTTGGTGTTGTGTAGATGGATCTCTACTTGCTCTCTCAGGCAGCATTCCCAACAGGAGGATTGTACTTCAAGAACGAGACATGGGTTAAGGAGACAAAGGGGAAAGCATGTGATAATAACACAATAACTACATTCTGGGGTTTGACAAGAAGATCAAACGTTTCCGGGACTATGGTCTATGTTTAGTGGATGATCATGCTCTGGAGTCCCCATTAGGAAAATTAGagtaaattcaaaaatatattattgttttgctAGCTTTCTCGTCCCATTCTTTTATTGATATTGGAATTTTCAAGCTGCGTCAAAGAAAAAAGATCCACTTTGAGTAATTTAGGAGTCTTTGAAAAGTTATGTGAGAATGTGTTAATAAGCTAAATCAGTGATGCTTGAGAGTTAAGTTATCCATTTGGGTAAATGCTATAATTGGCATTGAGTCTGGCAGTTCTATGACTACTCCATTCAAGTcatattaataacaaaatgaGATTGTAGCAGTAAGAAGAATCAAACCCAAGAACCAAAATTTGATCAATAATTAAACGTTTTGGATGGCAAAGTTAGTAAACcaaaaatctatttatttattagaagGCTATAAAATTAATCTGACACAAACATGGAGTTAAATTGATAATGAG
This genomic stretch from Brassica napus cultivar Da-Ae chromosome C9, Da-Ae, whole genome shotgun sequence harbors:
- the LOC125593357 gene encoding uncharacterized protein LOC125593357, with product MFPAAEESLGKPTQSTRIWRFFGSLAIEHKEEESSTNTHTYQLYSKGLVSEELIKDDTKLVGGSGLSLCDSNDNSKKSETNKALRNHQVLLAAHPEAVELAAIIQGLSWALKHGVKSIQFFCDDDSIILDYVTGKAAPPNESIVVAKLLKQLALLQALPLLRSDDDINSSLIKLARDAIASQTTWQREEGDEYETCPACYAHVSPRHKLEVRSGCFHRICFTCIRDCVSSQLARGDTLLCPYPRLRERTCARGLSRYC